The nucleotide window AGCGCCATAGGCGAACAGCACGCCGTCCGGCGGCAAGCGGGCACCGGCGCCGCGCATGAGCCCTTCGGTCGCCTCCCACGGGCTGATGTGGATCATGTTGACGCAGACCACCGCATCGACCTTGCCCACCGGCCAGTCCGCAGCGGCGGCATCCAGCGCGAGGGGCGCTCGGACGTTGGCAAGGCCTTCCGCAGCGGTCCAGGCAGCGATGGAGGCCCGCGCCTCGGGGGAGGGGTCGGAGGGTTGCCAGGTGATATGCGGCATCTTTCGGGCGAAATACACCGCGTGCTCGCCGGTGCCGCTGGCGATCTCCAGCACCAGCCCGGTCGCGGGCAGAAGCTGGAGCAGCTGGGCGGCGATGGGCTCGCGGTTGCGCGCGACCGCCGGGGCGGAACGGCGCGCGTCGGGGGACGGATCGGGCACGGGTCGGGTTCTCCGCTGCGTCAGGGCGCCCGGGGCCGATGGGGCAGGGGGGCGGGAGGCGCCATCTTGGCCGGTGGGGCTGCGGGGCTCAACCGTTCCCCATGCCTCCATCCGCCGCAGCGGCACGGGGCGCATCTTCGGCGTCCGGCCGGCCCGGGACTTGGCCTGGGGCGCCGCGAGCTTGAAAAATGACTGCGAGATAATGTGCGATCGCGCATCCGCGGCGATATAAGGATCCAAAGCCAGCACGAGACCGGAACCCTTCTTTCATGACGACAAGCCGTGACGCCAGTTTCCTGGAAGGCGCCTTTGCCCGGGCGCGGCCCCCCGCGGCGGATCGCGCCGGTCATGAGCGGATGGCGCATGAAAGTGCCGGGCTCGCGCGGGCGTTCGATGATCTTGCCGCCTATATGAACGCCTGCATCCTCGGCCAGCCGGCGTTCGTGGAACTGCTGCTCATCGCCGTGCTGGCGGACGGCCACCTTCTGGTGGAGGGCGCGCCGGGCCTTGCCAAGACCAAGGCCATCAAGGCGCTGGCCCGCGCCATCGACCTCAGCGACCAGCGCATCCAGTTCACGCCGGACCTGCTGCCCTCCGATCTGACCGGCACCGACATCTACCGGCCCGAGGACGGCACCTTCCGGTTCCAGAAAGGGCCGCTGTTCCACAATTTCATCCTCGCCGACGAGATCAACCGCGCCCCGGCCAAGGTCCAGTCGGCCCTGCTGGAGGCCATGGCCGAGCGGCAGGTGACGGTGGGCGGCAAGACCTACCGCCTCGACGACCTGTTCATGGTGATGGCCACGCAGAACCCCATCGAGCAGGAAGGCACCTATCCCCTGCCGGAGGCCCAGCTCGACCGCTTCCTGCTGCACGTGCGCATCGATTTCCCCGATATCGCCGCCGAGCGCGAGATCCTGCGCCTGGTGCGCGGGGAGGCGCGGGGCGTGGCGCCGGACTTCGGTCCGCCCCTGCCGCAGGAGGTGGTGTTCGCCGCCCGGCGCGCGGTAGCGGCCGTCCATATGGCAGAGCCGGTGGAGGAATACCTGCTCCAGATGGTGCAGGCGACCCGCCACCCCGAGCTGTACGGCGCCGACCTCGAAGGGCTGGTCAGCTTCGGCGCCAGCCCGCGCGGCACCATCGCCCTCGACCGCTGCGCCCGCGCCCATGCCTGGCGGCGCAAGCGCGACTATGTGGTGCCGGAGGATGTGCAGGCCGTGCTGAAGCCGGTGCTGCGCCACCGCGTGCTCATGACCTT belongs to Xanthobacter autotrophicus Py2 and includes:
- a CDS encoding ATPase associated with various cellular activities AAA_3 (PFAM: ATPase associated with various cellular activities AAA_3; ATPase associated with various cellular activities AAA_5~KEGG: sde:Sde_1747 MoxR-like ATPase), whose product is MAHESAGLARAFDDLAAYMNACILGQPAFVELLLIAVLADGHLLVEGAPGLAKTKAIKALARAIDLSDQRIQFTPDLLPSDLTGTDIYRPEDGTFRFQKGPLFHNFILADEINRAPAKVQSALLEAMAERQVTVGGKTYRLDDLFMVMATQNPIEQEGTYPLPEAQLDRFLLHVRIDFPDIAAEREILRLVRGEARGVAPDFGPPLPQEVVFAARRAVAAVHMAEPVEEYLLQMVQATRHPELYGADLEGLVSFGASPRGTIALDRCARAHAWRRKRDYVVPEDVQAVLKPVLRHRVLMTFEAEADGVTSDDFIDLLIARVPVG
- a CDS encoding protein of unknown function DUF938 (PFAM: protein of unknown function DUF938~KEGG: swi:Swit_2698 protein of unknown function DUF938) gives rise to the protein MLALDPYIAADARSHIISQSFFKLAAPQAKSRAGRTPKMRPVPLRRMEAWGTVEPRSPTGQDGASRPPAPSAPGALTQRRTRPVPDPSPDARRSAPAVARNREPIAAQLLQLLPATGLVLEIASGTGEHAVYFARKMPHITWQPSDPSPEARASIAAWTAAEGLANVRAPLALDAAAADWPVGKVDAVVCVNMIHISPWEATEGLMRGAGARLPPDGVLFAYGAYLQDGVPTAPSNVAFDADLKRQDPRFGLRHLHDVAACAAKNGLALARVVEMPSNNLSLVFRKVMTVSPGTGAVP